The genomic DNA CCCACAAAGCGGAGCCTCACTCCGAGGTCTATTCAGGTACTTTGCCGGGACCCCGGTAATTTATAAATTATATAATGTTAAAAACCCCCGGGACTGCGTACCCCGGGGGTTGAGATTCTGCTTACGTTTGATGAATGTTAACTCTTACGGGTTCACATTGATCGTAAACGTCGACGTGTTATTTTTAATCGAAGTGACCGTGTTCGTTATTTTCAGATTATTGAAAGTGACAGAGCCAACCGCCGGGCCTTGGCCTGGTTCTGGCAGCTCGTTGGCCCAAATGCCGACGCCGGATTTGGCATCGAACGCATCCCCGCTCTTCTGCGCGCCGGAGATCGTAATGTTGGTGAAAATGGTATCCTTGACCGGATTCTGCGGTGAGTTTCCGACGTAGTTCGTCTGGAACATGATGCCATGGTAGGTCGGATCAATGATATCGACATCGCTGACACGTATGCCTTGGAACACCTTGGAAGCCGAGAACAGCCACATGGCCGGAAAAGTCTGCTTATCCCAGAAGTGGCCACCAGCGCGCACGATCGAGATGTTCTCCAGGTTGGTCGTCGGCGATGCGCCGAAGCCGTTCATCGGATAGCCGAAGTCCAGCGAACTGATGGTCACGCCGGAGTAGCACAGCGTATCGGCGATGTAGATATTGCGGAACGTGTTGCCATATCCGCCGTATACCGCCAGCCCTGCGGCTCGCCAGGTCAACATGGACGTCAGGTTCTCGAAGACATTATCCTTCTCGTCGGCCCCACCCGCATCGATGGCGGAGAACAAGGCGAAGCTGTCGTCACCGGTTGCCCGGGCCTCATTGTTGCTGACGAGGTTGTTGGTGCTGCCATTCGTCATATTGATGCCGTCCGCGAACAGGTCGCGGATGCGGGAGTTTTTGATCGTCATATAGTCGGTATTGGCTCCCCAGTACATGCATACCTGATGCTCGACCCAAATGTTGTCGATGGTCATATTGGCGACATTCGAGAAATCGAAGACTTTGCCAGGACCGTCAATACGGGATGTATAGTTGCCGAAATAAGCAAAGTTCGCAAAGGTCGAGCCGTTGGCCGACGAACTCGCCGAAAATCCGATATCGGTGTTGGTCTGGTTGGACGGAGCAACGAATCGGGTGTACCATGGTCCAGCTCCGATGATTTTGATCGCCTTGCCATACACCTGGAACTTATTCGATGTCTGGTATGTGCCTGCCGGCAGATAGACCCCCACCAGATTGCCCGTGGTATCCATCCGTACTTTATCGAGGGCATTCTGCACGTCCTGGTGAGTGAATCCGGCCGGTACCGCATACTTGGCCGGATCCGGATTCGCAATTGGTGCAACCTGCTCCAGATTAATGAAATCGATGGCATATTGGCTTGTGTTCGAGGCGTCTTTCTGCAGTTTGATGGTGCTGCCCTTCGGAATCGTCGAGTCGAACATCAAATTGGCCTCGTCATAGATATGTCTTGGCAAACCTGCCGACGGGCTGTTGCCCGGATTCGTTTCACTGCCGTACAGCCATGCATACTTCGAGGTTAGATCGATCGTTTTGGTGAAGACCCCGTTCACGTAAACGTTCAGCGTCGAGTTAATGCCGTCTCCACCGGGTGCATCCGGGATGGAGTAGCGAACCACGAGCGTATTCGTGCTAGCTTTGGTCGTAAATTGGACATAGCTGCCGGTCGTATTCAGCGTAACCGCCTTGCGGCCCGAGGCTTCGCCCGCAATATCGCCGATGTTCCGGTTCGGACCGACAATGGCTGCCCCGCCGCCGATCGTTCCGTCTTCTGCTTCATACATGTCGTAAGGCATGTTGGCCCCGCGCCCCACGAAGAAGGATTGGGTTGATACATTATTCGCCTGCTTCGCGGGCAGCTCATTCGCATCCGCGCCGATTTCCGTCTTCAGCGTATATTTGCCGTTCGCAGCCGTCCAGCTGCCCAAATTGACCGGAGCCGCCGACGCGCCGCTCGCGATGACGCCATTGACCGAACCGGTCATCATCGTGATCATGGCCCCGGTCGTAGCGTCGCTGAGCGTTAATTTAATGGAATGCGCGCCGCTTGCGGATGCGATCGTTCCCTGGTTTTTGACCGTGACGGAGAAATTCACGGCATTCCCGGCCGATGGGTTGCTTGGCGACCAGCTCACCGAAGAAGCGATCAAGTCCGAGCTCTGGACCGCGCCGACGACCAGCGGAGAAGGATTCGTATAGCTGTTATTGTTCTCGTTCTGCTCGATTACCTTGTTGTCCTCATCTACCTTCGCGCTAAGTGCATAAGACCCTGCATCCTTGGTTCCGAGCGTGTAGGTTACGTTCGCGGATGCGCCTGCGGCGAGTGCGCCAACGGCCGCCGTACCAACCTTCGTGGTGCCGAGGTAGAAATTCACGCTCGTGGCGGAGGATGCCAGTGTTCCTATGTTTTTGACCGTGGAGGTAAGCACGATGGAATCCGTTTCCACAGGCGATGCCGGCGTCCAGGACATGCCGGTGATCGTCAGATCCGGATTGGCCGCTGGCGTGCCGATCACCTGAAGTTCGGCGATTTGGCCGCCGGAGGAGCCGGTGTTGGCCGTTATTTTCAGCTGCACCGCGCTGGCCGTCGCGCTGACGGGAATGGTTAACGTATTGCCCGAGGCCGGATTAAATGTGTACGATGCGGAAGATACCAGATTGACGAAATTGGACGAGTTCTGGTCATGCCCGAGCACTTGAATCGTTTGCGAACGCGTGGCCCATGCGCTGTCCGGGTTCAGCTTCAGCACGAT from Paenibacillus sp. J23TS9 includes the following:
- a CDS encoding discoidin domain-containing protein translates to MAAKKAHALKKSVAVYLLVLMLILVPFSVVTAAADSNAPVESLSEASDPGQTPETQGTPTDTEKASDPGAAPQYDSASNSDGSKPSPADDVVAAVVAGNLAAGKSMTASSYTQTYVAANAGDSNASTYWESNNNAFPQWLQVDLGSSYDVNKVILKLPPSGWETRAQTLSVQGSSDGSTFTNLLASASYTFDPANGNQTTISFTAASARYVRLVFTANTGWSAGQISEFEVYGQAPAGDTTPPTAPGNLAYTEPSSGQIKLTWTASTDNVGVTGYDIYANGALRASVAGNVLTYTDSQPATATVAYYVKAKDAAGNVSQASSTVTRTGSGGGGTGTNLALNKPITASSNEYIYYASNANDGSLTTYWEGAGGSYPNTLTVDLGANADLSSIVLKLNPDSAWATRSQTIQVLGHDQNSSNFVNLVSSASYTFNPASGNTLTIPVSATASAVQLKITANTGSSGGQIAELQVIGTPAANPDLTITGMSWTPASPVETDSIVLTSTVKNIGTLASSATSVNFYLGTTKVGTAAVGALAAGASANVTYTLGTKDAGSYALSAKVDEDNKVIEQNENNNSYTNPSPLVVGAVQSSDLIASSVSWSPSNPSAGNAVNFSVTVKNQGTIASASGAHSIKLTLSDATTGAMITMMTGSVNGVIASGASAAPVNLGSWTAANGKYTLKTEIGADANELPAKQANNVSTQSFFVGRGANMPYDMYEAEDGTIGGGAAIVGPNRNIGDIAGEASGRKAVTLNTTGSYVQFTTKASTNTLVVRYSIPDAPGGDGINSTLNVYVNGVFTKTIDLTSKYAWLYGSETNPGNSPSAGLPRHIYDEANLMFDSTIPKGSTIKLQKDASNTSQYAIDFINLEQVAPIANPDPAKYAVPAGFTHQDVQNALDKVRMDTTGNLVGVYLPAGTYQTSNKFQVYGKAIKIIGAGPWYTRFVAPSNQTNTDIGFSASSSANGSTFANFAYFGNYTSRIDGPGKVFDFSNVANMTIDNIWVEHQVCMYWGANTDYMTIKNSRIRDLFADGINMTNGSTNNLVSNNEARATGDDSFALFSAIDAGGADEKDNVFENLTSMLTWRAAGLAVYGGYGNTFRNIYIADTLCYSGVTISSLDFGYPMNGFGASPTTNLENISIVRAGGHFWDKQTFPAMWLFSASKVFQGIRVSDVDIIDPTYHGIMFQTNYVGNSPQNPVKDTIFTNITISGAQKSGDAFDAKSGVGIWANELPEPGQGPAVGSVTFNNLKITNTVTSIKNNTSTFTINVNP